Within the Eucalyptus grandis isolate ANBG69807.140 chromosome 1, ASM1654582v1, whole genome shotgun sequence genome, the region ctgaccaaaatcTAACTAATGTGGCCATCAAGGAAGCAAGAGGGTGACGTGAATAAAATATTGGCTACGTGGACATCTGCCAGGATTGTGGATAATGAATAGATTgttcaagtttccactaattcATTATCCACTATTGGTGTCCACGGAGGCGATATTTAATCCACATCACACTCCAACATCTTCTAACCTCACTGCACATCAGCTGGATTTGGCTAGATCTTGTATCGAAAGAACTTGATTAGACATTTTGCATAAGTACAAGAGCTTGACTAAAAAGTTGAAAGAACATGGAATTGATTAGAGAGGCGGTGAAAgcacaagggaaaaaaaggaatttttccaAACTAGATCTACACAAAGAAGTAGCAAGTCCCTGGATGAGAAAGACATGTCACGTGCACAATAAGAGAACCATTACTGGTTTTTTGGCTAGAACTTATCAAAGGATCAGAAATCCATGATAATGCACGTTTGCTATTTCTATGAGAAAATCTTTCCAAATAAGATTATGCTTGTCAGGATGGCAATAAATGTTACATTCGCTAGTATAGTATCTGTTCCGACATTCGCCAAAGTAAAACTATACACAAACCTAAGCTCGAGCCCACATTATATGATCTCCATCCAGAATTTATCCTTCTTATATTACAGAACTAACCTTGTAATGACATCAAATACAGCAACCACATCAAAACAGTAAACAGAAGACTCAGAAGatacttttgagagaataaaatttagtatgaaaaatttgaaagaaaaattaaatgcatgatttaGGAATTAATCTCACCTTACTTCCTCCTTGCTTAACCACTGGAGAAGCTTTGGATTTTTGCTGTCAGCTGGGTGGAGAAAGCTGTAATGATCAAAATATGCAAAAAGTTAACTCATTTCCTattgtaaattaaaattatgcTGTTTCATAGCTTACTCATTGAACTCCGTAATATTGAGTAGGCCATCTCCATCTGCATCTGATGCGTTAAAATGCTCCTCTTTCCACCAGCCCATATTAAAAGCAAAGGAATCGTTATCTGCAAGGCAGTACTGAACAACTTGTCACACCTGAATAAACAAAATGCAGCAAAGATGAAGGCCTAGTTTCTACAGAAAGACCTCAAATTGCGAGCAAAGTTCCATGAGAAAGCATTAACAAAAATCCCATATCCTGTTTTGAAAGTATGAAGCCCAGtcatttaattttgatttcttcacTTATGAAGGCAAGAGTGCCTTTGGTATCTCAAAAAAAGGCAAGAGTAAATTCAGTAGCATGCAAATGTCCTGACTGTCAACAAGGCTTCCCACACCTCCACATCTTTCTGTAATTTATAGTTTTGATTACTATACTTACTAATTTCCACCAAGTGCTTGTAGTTCTGCAAGCTAATTTAGGTTTTCCTgctcaatgatgaaaattttagCATATGAGGCTTTACACTTTTTCTTCACATGTTGATGTGATTCACCTTTTATATAGGACTGGGCAAAATAACGTTTCAGTTGGAATCTTGAAGAAGTTCAATTGTCTTCATCTACAGAATTAGTCTCTAATCAAGATCTTCCAACTAGATGACAAGTAGAAGCGAAAAATATAGAACACTGACCTGAACTGTGGACCCAGCTAGGTGGCTCATATTCTGCAAATGAGATATAACCATCTCGGTTCTTGTCGTGAAGCTCCATCTCTCTCTGAGTCCTATGCATGACCTCACTCACGGCCTGCTGCAAGTTCCACTCTGTCAATTCATGCTCAGTCACGAACCCATCTGGTGGATCCACATCAATCTTTGGAAATAGTGAAACCAGCCTATTCATCAAGTTAACATCTCCACAACCTCAGACCAAAATAAAGATCACGAATATGTTATGCACGCATGCCTGCTAGCGCGTTTACCCTAAGATGATTTCAGATGCCAAGATCATGTGAAGCAAACGGTCTTGACAAATATTATTCGGAAAAGAGTAGCAGCAACCAGGAAAAAAGTACAGGGAGACAAAAAGAGGAATATAAAGTAGATGGTAGAACAGGTGAAGAAGCATCCCTTCAACGATAGGACATGCAAAAAAATTACTAAGGACCTTCGGTGCCTGAAATTCATGAAGCCTGGTTTCTAAGGGTTGTCAGTAACTAACCAGTTCTACAGCTTCACAGCTAAAAAGAATGTAAAAGTGGGAACATCTACTGACCGATCAATGAATTTCCATGAAGCCTTTGCGGTGTCTCTTTTGCATCAATTTCAAAGTAGGTAACAAATATTTGTAACAACAGGCATCACCAATAACGATCTGCACTTACTTGGACATATGGAATAAACAACCATATCCTGTACTCTTCTTAATGAATCGAGCAGCTATCCCCTAGAAGAGAAAACCACTAAGAGCCCAATTACGCTATTCCCCTCAATACCACCGTAAAGCATCAAAGCTTAAGTTTAAAGCACCGAAGTTGCCAGGTACTTAAATCCACAGAACACTCCCAATCAACTAGACCCCATAATTCAAATCATCATCGTCATGGTAATCTCAGCATAACCCCCGATTGCACGAGCATtgcaacaaaaaacaaagaccaAACTTGCAGTTCCACCTACTTCTGAAACATGCGCTTCTTCACAGAGCCCATTTCAAGTAAAATGGAAACGCAAGTGATGTGAACTTCacaaaaggacaaaacaaagcaaacaaaagaCAGCACCAACCGACCTATTGGTGACATTGAACCTCTCCTCGTCGTTCAAGTAATCCTCGGCGTCCACGAAATCCCCCCACTCCGGCTGCGCTTCCTCCCCGGGGGCCGGCTCCGCGGCGCGCACCACCTCCGGGTGGGCGTGCTCGAAGTACTCCCTCTCCCACTGCTTGTCCTCCCTGTGCCGCTCGAGCTCCGCCACGAGCGGATCGAACGGGACCGGCTCGTGGtggtggcgggcggcggcggcggggggctTGAAGGTGAAGTTGGACCGGAGCTTCAGGCGGCGGTGGTGGCCGCcgcggccatggccggcggggGACCGCGGGGAGCGggagacgaggaggaggacgaggacggcgacggcaatGTAGATGGCGACGGAGAGCTTGCCCATCTAAAGGGGAAGAGCCGGGACCATGCGGAGGAGATCGGAGATCGGAGGTCGgagatcggcggcggcggcggcggcggcggcggcggcgagggttTTGGATCTGGAGAGAGACAGAAGGTGTTTGACGAAATGGGGAAGTGAGGTTTGCCTTGGGGAGCGTGCGATTTGCGCGTTTCTGGAGGTTTTTGCAGGATGCCGCCGGGATCACTCCTCcgctctagagagagaaagtttcgagaaagaggagagagatctggaaatatttctttttttggtttttttttgttcttcagtTCATTTTTAGAGTTGCATCGTATCATTATGATTCGCGTCTTATTAGAGATTTAACCCagcgaaaaaacaaaaaatcaataaagtTGGTTGTTCTCCTCAGAAATATTCGACATAAACTTCAATAGAGTTGGAAATTTCCTAGTTTTAATCATATATTCCATTTAATAGTTATAGATGCTAAGGAGTTCGAAAGATAactcaaatcaattttcattttttctaaaatgaaagagattagacttgattatttttaaataggAGAAGGGGATATATTTTGTAAGCGTTTCTGATAATAATTCTGTTACAAACAAAACATCATAATCATGTTACATTAGAAAATCTACTTTAATGgggttatattttttttattattttgtgcAATAGTCAAACAGTGAGCCATTATttcatcaacattttttttttaaggtgcGTGATTTTTGGATAGATCTAGCTCACATGTATTGATGTGTGCTGATGATTTCTCCTTTGGAGATTAGGATTGAATACGCGTATGTATAATAGCCGAATCCGATAACTACATGTATGAATGCAAAATCAGAGCACACtactcatttagtattcttgaGATGCTTTTACAAATAAAATGTGCATGCTGCACACAACATTCGCTCTTTCAGGCTCAAGTGTGAGGCCCGTGCCAATGATAGCTTAGGTCTCTATCAACCTCCGAGCGTGCTTATTTACGAGGTGTTAGGGAAATTTCTACCATCAATTAACTAATTACATGTGCTGTCTTGCATCAAAAGTCACCACTAAAATACATGGTCATAGGTCGTGTCTTGTGTTCTTAAAAGAATGGGCAAACAAGACTAGACATATGACCTAGAATAAGCTTTTGAACCTTATCCTAAGGACAAAAGAGCACGGCCTAATTAACTGGACCCGTGATTTAAATCTTTCGTTGTAAAGTAGGATTCGTAACTTAATTCGTGGCCTCACATGGGGCCGGCTCCGCGGCGCACACCACCTCCGGGTGGGCGTGCTCGAAGTGCTCCCTCCCCCACTACTTGTCCTCCCTGTGCCGCTTGAGCTCTGCCACGAGCGGATTGAACGGGACCGGCTTGTGGtggtggcgggcggcggcggcggcggggggctTGAAGGTGAAGTTGGACCGGAGCTTCAAGCGGCGGTGGTGGCCACCGCAGCCATGGCCGGCGGGGGACCGTGGGGAGCGggagacgaggaggaggagaaggacgGCGACGGCAATGTAGATGGCAACGGAGAGCTTGCCCATCTAAAGGGGAGGCGCTGGGACCATGCATGGAGATCGGAGATCGGAGATCGGCGGTGAGGGTTTTGGATATGGAGAATTTAGAGAGAGAAGGTGTTTGACGAAATCTCGAAGTGAGGTTTTCGATGGATTTTACAGTGGGAAGCGTGCGATTTGCGCAGTTGGATCACTTTGCcgctctagagagagaaagtttagagagagagatctgaaattttattttatattttttgttctttagtTCGATTTTGGAGTTGCATCGTTTTATTATGACTCGCATCTTATAGAGATTTAacctaataaaagaaaattcgatAATAAAATAGTTGCTCTCTTGAAGAAATATTCGACATaaactttaatgaagaaataTTTCGTTAGTCATTGATTTTTTCACTTTAATTGAAAGAcaactttaattttaatttttttttcgaaatgaaagaaatctaaaattattatatatttttgtcattgatttttttgttttattatgaCATCTTATAGTTATAGAAAATTCTAATAAAATAGTTGCGAAAAATAcaactcaaattaattttcagttagtcattttttttcatgaaatgaaatgaaagaaatctaagttgaaaatttattttatatttttgttctttagtTCGATTTTGGAGTTGCGTCGTATCATTTTGACTCGCATCTTATAGAGATCTaatctaataaaagaaaattcaataataaaatagTTGCTCTCTTGAAGAAATATTCAACATAAACTTTAATGAAGTTAAAATTTCCTAGTtagtcattgattttttttcttcattcatcATTTCACGAGCTTAGCGGAACTTGTATCATGGACaaataattattcttttttttttataggctACATAAGAATAATATTATGGAATAAAATCTTATGCTATGTTTAAGAAAAACTACCAAAGTAAATCTTATTTTGGTAAATAGTATTCCCATTCCGACAATATATCTCactttaaaaagaccaaaattgCCTCTCATTATAAGCTGATTTCAACATCTTATTTACGGTTTCAATGGTTTGATctttagtttattttgagtGGTCTAGGAAGTGAGAATTTAGGATTTCAGGATAAGCATTTTTGCAAAGAAGATGGCATTGTCATCAATAGAGACCAATGGATAATTAGTGTAAAGGTGCAAAATGATCTTTAAAGATGACATTGTCACGCCGTATTGCTCACGCTTGCTCTCGTGGTCTGGCATCGATTGGTCACTCTCTTGCTCGCGCTTCTGTTCTCTCGCACTATTGAAATTTGCACGTGACCATTGCGGAGAGTCCAGCTTCTTTGAAAGTGAGGTCTTGCCGAATTTGCTGGCGGAGCATATTGAGCCGATTCGACGTGCGGCGAATGTGGTCCACGGCAGCGATGCTAGAGCGGCTTATCTTTGTGAGTACAATTCTTGGTAGATGGTGTTGCAATTTTCTATGTTTTAAGGATGAGTTTAGTGTTAGGGATTGTTTGGCTGTGGTGGTAGATGGTGTTGCAGCTTGTAAGTCCAAGCAATGTTATAGGGGAGTGATGGGTTTTTCTATGTGTAGATGGGCCTAAGTAGGCCTGTCTGCCCATGATGGGCCTAAGAACCCGGCCCGCAGGTTAAAGGACCATGTATgaagggttgagatatgaaAGGGTACGTTGAGAGTTGCGTCTTTTGGAAGATGCGTTTTACGTTGAGGGGTTACGTCTTTTCGGGGAGACGTTTTAagagatagaaagaaaaagagaacgtACCTTTACGTAGGAACGTTTTCACTTTCTCTCCCTCCCAAAAAAGAACGTACGTCTTTTCATTTCAGAGTTTTTCTCCCCTTAATAGCAACAGTACGCTGCTCGGTAGAATGGAATCGGgattcttcctcgaacttcaaTGTTGGTGTTTTACTTTGTGGAAAATAAGGTACGTTCAATTTTGTTACGTGCtttttgatcggtgatacatgtattcctaggctcgtcttccgcgtttgttttaggggttcgattgagtATCGGATCCGTTTAGAGAATTCATTATTcctaacattggtatcagagccatagTTCACGTTTCTCGatcccttttcatgtttatgaattgttttttaattgatttttcgtgaaacatTGTTGTCGGTCGATCGGGGACAGAAAAAAATCTAGACACTTGTATTGTTCCccctcgttttttttttttttttaaattttctttaaattgaagTTTGTTTCTGATAGTGTAGGGTCGAAGCTCTCATCGATATGAGTGGCGGATCGCCGCCGGGGGCTGCTAGACATGCAGCCATGTGCAACCGGAACGAACTGGGGTCGTTGACGCGTGCGATACAGTCCCCCTCGGGCGCTTGCGACGCAAGCATCGTTTCGGTCCCAGGCATGTGCGACGCACGCGTGTGGTTGTTGGCGTGCCAGTTGACGTCATGGTGATGTTAGCCACGCACGTGCGTGGCACGTGCCCGATGACGTCATTGTGACGTCAGTGCGCATGTGCGTCGCACGTGCAGGGCCGGTAAGTTCAAACTGACCCAACCTATTCGACCCGTTCGACCCGTTGACACGTTGACTTTGacctttgaccgttgacctaCGTTAATCACCGTTGACCGGTATTGACTGgcgaaaaaagagagagagagaaaattatgtattttccaatttaaatatTCTAGAGTTAATATTCGAGAATCAAACATGTAACCTTTTTCCGAATGTACGAGCTGATATCATTTCCATTGAGTACCATACCATAAGACTTACATTTTAGAGCAATTAGTTTAATCAATGGTGTCTTGCATTGATCAAGACTCTCTGTTCGTTATCATATATGATTAGATAAGGGTCGGTATTGGACGTTGATATAACAAACAGTGCTGCTAAATACCCTTGTAAGTTACTCGTTTTTGTAACTTTTCAACGATTGATGATAGAAAATCTGGTTAGATGTTTTGGCCAATAAAAGCTCAAACAACGCTTGAATATATTTTACATGATATATAACTCATGTAGACTTAGGATTACTCTATGTAACTAATGGCATAATTATGAATAACCCATGAATATTTTGTTTGCTAATTTTCTTGCTTGTCATGTATGGTTCGTTTCCATTATGGTCATCTGACGTCTTTGATCTGCTGTTTCACCATACTGTGGTGTCAGTAAGGCTTCAAAGACCATCAATTTAAGTGAAGACATATTCGCGGGTATATGGGTCTTTGCAATTGCCTATTATAACTAATTGGCTTTAGCTTTACATGtatgtttatatttaatttttctctcttgcaGGATTCAGTTCTATACTTCGTGAGTGTAGTATAACCCATCATGAATACATACAAGTAGGAAAAGGCAAAGATGATTTTAATCAGATCTCCATGTTTGAAGCTAAAATTGCAagtggaaatggagagcagaCTTTGAGTAGAGATGTGTATCAACTTGGATgtctttttgatttctttagaACGTTATCATTTTATTTCACCACCGTTGGCTTTTACATCATTTTTCTGGTAAGTCAGCATTCTCCtcctattgttttatttttctctctttgcaTATCTCAATTCtgaactgttttttttttttttttttttttttgtggcaaaTTACTTTGCTTGCAATATATGTCTTCCTTTATGCCCGTCTTTATTTACTTCTTAGTGGGCTTGAAAAGGAATTTAGTACTCAGCCAGGATTCAAAGACGGTAAGACTCTCCCGATGGCTATTAGCTCCCCGTCACTTTTACATTTTGGATTTCTTACAGGATTGTGTCACGGTCAAGAGGTTCTGGTGCTAAAGGGCCGTGATAATGCCGCGGTGGACCTCCTATGCTCGATTGGCTTCCCCACAAGTCTCCTTCCAGAATTTTCCAAGGGGCGGGCGTAATCGTCAATACGTCAAGTTCTAGAAGTCtctgtcggtagttgaggcggtgcgatcttGTCCGCCGAATCAAATCTAAATCAACGGATGTAATCCGAGGGCCTCAAGTATAAGAAGGGGTGCCATCCCTCTTATTTGTAACCATCCAACATTTTAGCAATATAAGGCTTCCTTTTTTAtcagagctcctctctctaaaCTTTCTCTACGATCCGGGTGCGCTGAGCGAGTTGTGCGATTGATCGAGTAAGCCTTGGGTGTGCTGAGCGAGTTGTGAAGGAACTCTGAATAGTTGTTTGAACAATGAGTTGCATTTACGTACTATTAGTGCTAATATTGGCATGTTTGGGGCGATGAAAGAAATAACTGATTAGTCCTTCTATTGTaggcattattttttttttcgtacaaaaaagaattaagaaatacTCATGGTAACCATTAGAGCCAACGAAATTAGTAATATTATCCGTGAATGTATTGAGCAATATAATAGAGAAGTAAAGATTGTAACGAGTTGTGCGATTGATCGAGTAAGCCTTGGGTGCGTTGAGTGAGTTGTGCGATTGATCCTGAGTCGCCGCAAATCGATCGGCCCGATCGAGTAAGCCTTGGGTGCGCTGAGCGAGTTGTGCGATTGATCGCGAGTCACCGCGAATCGATTGGCCCATGACAATTGcctattatttttgaaatggccaTAGAAAGGGGAATTGCAATTGCACTTCGTGATCTTTTGCTTATGCTGTTTCAATTTGGCCTTGTTTTTTACACCTTCTCTCTGGAAACAAAGGCGCATTATTATGGAAGAACTTTACTCCATGGAGGTGCAAAGTAGAGGGCTCTCGGTTGCAGTTTGCAGTCAACTATAGAACTTATTCGCGCACTCATTTTGTTAAAGGATTGGatttgaattagtggttttgTTGATTGTGTACCATATTTTTGGCCATTCATATAGGGACAGTATTGTTAGTTTCTTGATCACATTGTTCTTCTGGCTCATGGCTAGGAGTTGGCTTTTAGCCCATTTTCTATTTAATCATTCTAGTTTCAATTGGCAGAATATTTGTGATGATTGGAAAGATTGGATTAAATGGATGAACAATCAAAAGCCTAGACCTGAAATTAGTTGGCAAGTATGGCAAGTATGGTGGGAAGCGGAACAGTAACATTGCGGAATACTAGTTGAGATAATATTGGCAAGTATGGTGGGAAACGGAACAACAGCATCTGCGGAATACTAGTTGAGATAATATTGGCATTGCGATTTTTTGTATGTGTCTGGTGCATCACTTGGACATCGCAAAGCATATCAACTGGGTATATAATTCATTTGTTCCTATTTCTTCCTATATCCACAATATAAATGTTTGTTCATATTTCTTCCTATCTCAAAAGGGAAttaaataagaataagaaagagCGACATCATGGTGTTCATATTCCTATTTGGCATATTTATCGGTCTATGGCATGTCATGACTTATGATCTTCCTTATATTGTTTGTGATGATGGTAAGAATATATGATCCGTTTGTTCCAAAATTTCTTGTCAATGAATTAGTTGAACAAGTTATATACCATAttgtatttttacttttatgagCTTTGTTGTAATGAAACCGGAGCCTTGAGCTATTGGCAATCATCAAAGAGATCATCCAATACCCTGCTTCTATCTTAAAGTCCAAGTACTATTATCATTGGCCATACTTATCTTGTTTTAGTTGGCTAGCTAGAAGCTTCAAAATATGTTGGCCAGCTCCATGTCGTCTTTCAACTAACATGAACACCATAAAAAATATGTTCATGCTTCTTTTCTGATATCGGCagtttatttggtttttgttggttggccaatttcaattGTCCTCCTAGGTGCTTTATTTCTCATATGATTTTATTGATTCTTCTATATTCTAGAAACACTTGTGGATGCTGGTCTTCTAGGTAGTATGAAATGATAACATTTTCTTCTAATGACACTAGATGCTGACTGAACACATGGCTGTGGTATAACATTCTTGTTTGTATTTTGCATATTTTCTATGTGTAGACTATTTGCCCATGATGGGCCTAAGAACCTGGCCCGCAGGTTAAAGGACCATGTATGAAGGGTTGAGACATGAAAGGGTATGTTGAGAGTTGCGTCTTTTAGAAGATGCGTTTTACGTTGAGGGGTTACGTCTTTTCGAGGAGATGTTTtaagagacaaaaagaaaaagagaacgtACCTTTACGTAGGAACGTTTTCACTTTCTccccctcccaaaaaagaacgtacgtcttttcatttcaaagttTTTCTCCCCCTAATAGCAACAGTACGCTGCTCGATAGAATGGAATTATGATTCTTTCTCGAACATCAACGTTGGTGTTTTACTCTGTGGAAAATAAGGTACATTCGATTTCGTGACATGCtttttgatcggtgatacatatGTTCCTAGGCTCGTCTTCCGCGTTTGTTTTAGGAGTTCGATTGAGTATCGGATCCGTTTAGGGAATTCGTTATTcctaacattggtatcaaagccataGTTCACGTTTCTCGatcccttttcatgtttatgaattgtttttgattgatttttcgtgaaacatTGCCATCGGTCGATCGGGGACAGAAAAAAATCTCGACACCCGTActgttcttcctttttattattatttttattttttttttattttctgtaaaTTGAAGTTCGTTTTTGATAGCGTAGGTCGAAGCTCTCATCGATATGAGAAAAACAAGTGGCGGATCGCCGCTGGAGGCCGCCAGACGCACAACCACGTGCGGCCGAAATGAACTAGGGTCGTTGACTCGTGTGATACGGTCCCTCTCGGGCACGTGCAACGCACGCACGCACGTGGTCATTGGCGCCTGCACAGCAGCACGCGCCAGTTGACGTCATGGTGATGTTAGCCACGCACGTGCGTGACACGTGCCCGCTGACGTCATCATGACGTTAGTGCGCATGTGCGTCGCATGTGCTGGCAGTTGACGTCATGGTGATGTTCCACGCTAACTCAACCGTCATCGTGACCCGTTCGACCCGTTGGTAAGTTCAAACGTTGACCTTGACCTTTGACCTGTTGACCCGTGTTAATCATCGTTGACCGGTGTTGACTGgcgagaaaaagagagagagaggaaaatcatgtattttctaatttaaatattctaGAGTTAATATTAGAGGACCAAACATGCAACTTTTTCCGAATGTACAAGCTCGTAGCTCAAATGATATCATTTCCATTGAGTACCATGCCCTATGACttacattttagagcatttagTTTAATCAATGGTGTCTTGCATTGATCAAGACTCTCTGTTCGTTATCATATATGATCAGATAAGGATCAGTATTAGACGTTGATATAACAAATAGCGTTGCTAGATACCCTTGCAAGTTGGCCAGGGAATTTAAGGTTGTACAAAGGATTTTCTTCATTCATTATTTCACGAGCTTAGCGGAACTTGTatcatgaacaaataaaaactagATATTCGCGTAGCATCCCATaataattattgttttttttaataggcTACATAAGAATATTATGGAATAAAACCTTATACTTCGTTTAAGAAAAAATACCAAAGTAAATATCATTTTGGTAAATACTATTCACATACCGACGATATATCTCtctttgaaaagacaaaaattgcCTCTCATTATAagcaaatttcaacatcttatTTAGGGTTTCAATGGTTTGATctttagtttattttgagtGGTTTAGGAAGTGAGAATTTAGGATTCCGGAATAAGTATTTTTACAAAGAAGATGGCATTGTCATCAATAGAGACCGATGGATAATTTGTGTAAAGGTGCAAAATGATCTTTAAAGATGGTATTGTCACGCTTCGCTCACGCTTGCTCACGTTCTCACGCTTGCTCTTGTGCATTGATTGATCACTTTCTTGCTTGCGCTTCTGTTCCCTAGCACTATCGAAATTTGCACGTGGGCTTGGCCAACTatatttgaactttttcttggaaaatgggGCTTTTAGGTTCAATGTCGAGAGGAGGGGTGACCACTGCGGAAAGTCCAGCTTTTTGAGAGTGAGGTCTTGCCGAATTTGCTAGCGGAGCATATCGAGCCAATTCTACGTGCGGTGAATGTGGTCCACAGCAGCGATGTTAGAGCAGCTTTTCTTTGTGAGTACAGTTCTTTAAGATAATTACTTATATTTTTGAATCATCATGTCACTTAATGTAAGCTTGCTGGTTGTTATGATGTAGGTCGATTTTATGCTCATGAAAAGACTTGCAAGTTGGTGTTTTAATCTGTAATAGTACGTTGCTCAGTAGAACGAGATTATGATTCTTTCTCGAACTTCAACGTTGGTGTTTTAATCTGTAGAAAATAAGGTATGTTCGGGACGTGCTtttcgatcggtgatacatgtgttCCTGAGCTCGTCTTCCGTGTTTGTTTTAGGGTT harbors:
- the LOC104421200 gene encoding reticulocalbin-2, whose product is MGKLSVAIYIAVAVLVLLLVSRSPRSPAGHGRGGHHRRLKLRSNFTFKPPAAAARHHHEPVPFDPLVAELERHREDKQWEREYFEHAHPEVVRAAEPAPGEEAQPEWGDFVDAEDYLNDEERFNVTNRLVSLFPKIDVDPPDGFVTEHELTEWNLQQAVSEVMHRTQREMELHDKNRDGYISFAEYEPPSWVHSSDNDSFAFNMGWWKEEHFNASDADGDGLLNITEFNDFLHPADSKNPKLLQWLSKEEVRERDSDKDGKVNFKEFFHGLFDLVRNYDEESHNSSHNSDDSMEAPARVLFNQLDKDGDGYLSDVELLPVIGKLHPSERYYAKQQADYILSQADNDKDGHLTLTEMIDNPYVFYSAVFNDDEDEYDYHDEFR